The Colletotrichum higginsianum IMI 349063 chromosome 2, whole genome shotgun sequence genome has a segment encoding these proteins:
- a CDS encoding Serine threonine-protein kinase hal4 encodes MPSASAAMASPITTSAASSKPSSVKSDGKKSPRLTPQNGQSPANGNAYEALAKPADKPSMKDKLTRMFSTKDVTRNAIEVPQRPRGSSFNGTDKPQPPSRKPSATTAEKVSEKSAAKTAKPPAKDLHRFMVNQELQGGHEHHLKSSRRQEKLSDMWRTLIGKKQEHADNDLSLVSNWVDTLKAEKEDMAGDKRNGPNATSSLVEKYGKCQEVVGRGAFGIVRISHKKIENGTEKLFAVKEFRRRPEETEKKYSKRLTAEFCISSSLRHPNVIHTLDLLKDAKGDYCEVMEFCAGGDLYTLVLSAGKLEVQEADCYFKQMMRGVEYLHEMGVAHRDLKPENLLLTTRGGLKITDFGNGECFRMAWETDPHMVSGLCGSAPYIAPEEYTDKEFDARAVDVWACGVIYMAMRTGRHLWRVARKDEDEFYARYLEGRRDEEGYGPIESLHRARCRNVIYSVLDPNPLRRITASQVLKSEWGREIKLCKAGEEGL; translated from the exons ATGCCTTCAGCTTCCGCCGCTATGGCGAGCCCAATAACCACCTCTGCCGCCAGTTCCAAACCTTCCTCTGTCAAGTCAGACGGCAAAAAATCGCCGCGCTTGACCCCGCAAAATGGCCAGTCCCCCGCCAACGGCAATGCGTATGAGGCCCTGGCGAAACCTGCCGACAAACCCTCAATGAAGGACAAGCTCACACGCATGTTCTCTACGAAAGACGTCACCAGAAACGCTATCGAGGTCCCCCAGCGTCCCCGTGGTTCCAGCTTTAATGGCACCGACAAGCCCCAACCCCCGAGCAGAAAGCCCTCTGCAACCACCGCAGAGAAGGTCTCCGAAAAATCCGCCGCCAAAACCGCGAAACCGCCTGCAAAGGATCTCCATCGATTCATGGTGAATCAGGAGCTGCAAGGTGGCCACGAGCACCACCTCAAATCAAGTCGCCGCCAGGAGAAGCTTTCCGACATGTGGCGCACCCTCATCGGCAAGAAGCAGGAGCATGCCGACAACGACCTGTCCCTTGTTTCTAACTGGGTAGACACtctcaaggccgagaaggaggataTGGCAGGAGACAAGAGGAACGGACCCAACGCGACCTCGTCGCTCGTCGAGAAGTATGGCAAATGCCAGGAGGTAGTAGGCCGTGGCGCCTTTGGAATCGTCAGAATATCCCACAAGAAGATCGAAAACGGAACAGAAAAGCTgttcgccgtcaaggagttccgccgccgtccggaggagacggagaagaagtaCAGCAAGCGCCTGACGGCCGAGTTCTGCATTTCATCGTCGCTCCGTCATCCCAACGTCATCCACACCCTTGACCTTCTTAAGGACGCCAAGGGCGACTACTGCGAAGTCATGGAGTTCTGCGCAGGCGGTGACTTGTACACTCTCGTGCTCTCTGCCGGTAAGCTTGAGGTTCAGGAGGCCGACTGCTACTTCAAGCAGATGATGCGGGGTGTCGAGTATCTCCACGAAATGGGAGTTGCTCACCGCGACCTGAAACCCGAGAATCTGCTGCTCACTACCCGTGGCGGTCTAAAGATTACAGACTTTGGCAACGGGGAGTGCTTCCGGATGGCCTGGGAGACGGACCCCCATATGGTGTCTGGTCTCTGCGGCTCTGCCCCCTACATTGCGCCAGAGGAGTATACCGACAAGGAATTTGATGCTCGCGCTGTCGATGTCTGGGCCTGCGGAGTCATCTACATGGCCATGCGCACCGGTCGCCACCTTTGGCGTGTTGCTCGcaaggacgaagacgagtTCTACGCCAGATACCTCGAGGGTCGTCGTGATGAGGAGGGATATGGACCCATCGAGTCCTTGCACAGA GCGCGCTGTAGAAACGTCATCTACTCTGTCCTGGATCCCAATCCCCTCCGACGCATCACAGCTTCCCAGGTCCTCAAGTCTGAATGGGGTCGCGAGATCAAGCTCTGCAAGGCAGGTGAAGAGGGTCTTTGA
- a CDS encoding DNA-directed RNA polymerase i and iii 14 kDa polypeptide, giving the protein MPGRTTSEDVPMDEAPTSYQPEEEAEAQDESPEQEEEEEEEEPQRVKILPGSTDTAASFEFIDEGHTLGNALRFIIMKNPDVEFCAYAIPHPSEAKMNIRIQTYDGTAVAALQKGLKDLQALSDTVAEEFIRAKDEFGRS; this is encoded by the exons ATGCCCGGCAGAACGACCTCAGAAGACGTCCCCATGGACGAGGCGCCCACGTCTTACCAGCccgaagaggaggccgaggcccaggatGAGTCGCCcgagcaggaggaagaggaagaggaggaggagccccAGCGCGTCAAGATT CTGCCCGGCTCAACAGACACTGCCGCCTCATTCGAGTTCATTGACGAGGGCCACACGCTCGGGAATGCGTTGAGATTCATCATCATGAAGAA CCCCGATGTAGAGTTCTGCGCCTATGCCATTCCCCACCCCTCAGAGGCCAAGATGAACATCAGAATCCAGACCTATG ACGGTACCGCCGTCGCGGCTCTGCAAAAGGGCCTCAAGGACTTGCAAGCCCTCAGCgacaccgtcgccgaggagttCATTCGCGCCAAGGATGAGTTTGGCCGTTCGTAG
- a CDS encoding NADH-ubiquinone oxidoreductase 14.8 kDa subunit, producing MAITPTQFAKTTRQSANWNDAKRRVLSTYREWIRAAPEIQTMYNVPLPVSVLRTRIREEFERHRFAKKLPVVDVLLFKSHAEYQETMNFWKQTTHIMSYFKEENFRGDKRLPNNFMTGFLEGRN from the exons ATGGCCATCACTCCGACCCAATTTGCAAAGACGACTCGGCAGT CGGCCAACTGGAACGACGCAAAGCGCCGGGTTCTCTCTACGTACAGAGAATGGATCCGAGCT GCGCCTGAGATCCAGACGATGTACAACGTTCCCCTGCCGGTGTCTGTCCTCCGCACACGGATACGCGAGGAGTTCGAGCGTCACAGGTTCGCCAAAAAGCTTCCCGTGGTGGACGTCCTTCTCTTCAAGAGCCACGCCGAATACCAG GAGACGATGAACTTTTGGAAGCAGACCACGCACATTATGTCCTACTTTAAGGAGGAGAACTTCAGAGGTGACAAGCGGTTGCCCAACAACTTCATGACCGGATTTTTGGAG GGTCGCAACTAA
- a CDS encoding Cell cycle control protein cwf14, whose amino-acid sequence MPPVRSSKRKPPPEGFGDIEDQLLIFQNKMKDAQNKPPPTGPKHQAQWEIFQIAHTRSRYIYDLYYEKEAISKQLYEWLLKNGYADAMLIAKWKKQGYEKLCCLRCVQTKETNFNSTCICRVPKAQLKEDQDVQCVSCGCHGCASSD is encoded by the exons ATGCCTCCAGTACGATCCTCGAAGCGCAAGCCGCCCCCAGAAGGCTTCGGCGACATCGAGGACCAGCTCCTCATATTCCAGAACAAAATGAAGGACGCGCAGAACaagccaccgccgacggggCCGAAGCATCAGGCGCAGTGGGAGATCTTCCAGATCGCGCACACACGAAGCAGATATATCTACGACCTGTACtacgagaaggaggccattAGCAAGCAGCTGTACGAATGGCTACTAAAGAACGGGTATGCCGATGCCATGTTAATCGCCAAGTGGAAGAAGCAGGGTTACGAAAAG CTCTGCTGCCTGCGCTGCGTCCAGACCAAGGAGACCAACTTCAACTCGACGTGCATATGCCGAGTCCCGAAAGCCCAGCTCAAGGAAGACCAGGACGTCCAATGCGTCAGCTGCGGGTGCCACGGCTGCGCCTCTAGCGACTAG
- a CDS encoding Zinc finger protein, with translation MKRSREAEGEQSSSGYPADREGSSETLVTDDRVTKFTELEHLAETAAPDRVAMKCSMPPHKEALTFKSYDEYEAHYVKTHTNRCLECGRNLPSEHLLNVHHEECHDSFAAVRRERGEHTYSCFVEGCERKCMTPRKRRMHLIDKHSFPKNYFFGLTREGIDGRRSLLVEGGHHQRKSSGTFSTTKESKRRSSILESSTSQGKQSQTGNDAIKTSKEPGLTESAIAEHLDTEMDDLAGAMSALQFVPNSVRFGRGGGRAGFAKR, from the exons ATGAAACGCTCACGAGAGGCCGAAGGGGAACAGTCTTCCTCTGGCTATCCGGCAGATAGGGAGGGCAGTTCAGAGACGCTCGTGACAGATGACCGCGTCACCAAATTCACAGAACTGGAACATTTagccgagacggcggcaCCTGACAGGGTTGCGATGAAATGCTCCATGCCACCTCACAAAGAGGCTCTGACTTTCAAATCATACGACGAATATGAGGCGCATTACGTGAAGACGCACACAAACAGGTGTCTGGAGTGCGGGAGGAACCTGCCGTCGGAGCATCTGCTCAACGTCCATCACGAGGAGTGCCACGATTCCTTCGCCGCTGTCAGGCGGGAAAGAGGAGAGCACACG TATTCCTGTTTCGTCGAAGGCTGCGAAAGAAAATGCATGACGCCGCGGAAACGTCGCATGCATCTCATTGACAAACACAGCTTTCCCAAAAACTACTTCTTCGGTTTGACAAGAGAGGGCATCGACGGGCGACGGTCATTGCTCGTTGAAGGCGGTCACCACCAACGGAAATCGTCTGGCACTTTCAGCACGACTAAGGAGTCAAAACGCAGATCGAGCATCTTGGAGTCGTCCACGTCGCAAGGCAAACAATCACAGACAGGGAATGATGCCATCAAGACATCCAAGGAGCCAGGGCTCACCGAGTCAGCAATCGCAGAACATCTAGATACGGAAATGGatgacctcgccggcgccatgtCGGCGCTGCAGTTCGTCCCCAACAGCGTGCGGTTCGGAAGGGGCGGTGGGCGGGCTGGCTTTGCAAAACGATGA